From the Malus domestica chromosome 17, GDT2T_hap1 genome, one window contains:
- the LOC103405464 gene encoding TMV resistance protein N isoform X2, translated as MIGQTDIPSSSYWSPPTPQWTHDVFLSFRSEDTHRNFTDHLYTSLNQKGVFAFRDAEQLEREKPISPELLKAIEESKYVIVVLSRNYAYSTCCLDELAKSVECMKVMGQALLPVFYDVDPSEVQKQMGNFGKAFSKHEETFKDNTEKVQKWRDALTEVADLYGWHVQDGYESKIIQDIVRYIFTKVNQTISSIYTDLVGMDSRVNKVISCLDMALNNVCMLGMWGMGGIGKTTTAEVVFDRIRSQFEAYSFLANVREVTQKQGLVHLQKQLLSDILFESNVDVHNVHMGISKIRQRLCNRMVLIILDDVDQLEQLEALCDHSWFGSGSRIIITSRDEHLLRTFGVDIMYKVKALTDAEALQLFCRKAFKKGQVSEDFLKLANNVVEYANGLPLAIEVLGSFLLGRSVEVWSSALDSLKENPDKRITEVLKVSFDALEDIEKKVFLDIACFFKGEEKDRVTRILESSCGYRPDIDVAVLIEKSLLTLFGRKLWMHDLIQELGWEIVRRECSEDPGKRSRLWLPKDIIHVLVNNEGTLAVEGIFLNLPKQEVVHVNVDPFSKMCKLRLLKISNVFFSGSIKYLSNELQLLEWHAFPFSSLPSNFQSDKLVELHMHSSLIKQLWRGNKRWSMLKSIDLSDSLYLIATPNFIEVPNLEKLVLQGCTRLVEVHPSLGLLKNLILLNMRNCKSIESLPPFINLESLRTLTLSGSSRLKRFPQIEGNMKSLLELHLDGTAIEELPPSIQRLTGLTLMNMGGCKNLFRLPNTIQYLTSLETLILTGCSELDDIPEDLNCVECLEELDISGTAIRASSSIAAMKNLKTLSFQGCKDLPSKSWHSLFNCWWWGRKGNVPVSLLLPTSLSGLTSLTSLNLSDCNLIDGAIPDDLGTLISLRTLNLSANNFVCLPESIGQLSKLESLNLMNCSRLLSLPKKLPLSVRHVPADDCTSLIDFPDQFKVWTSAVSGMTTISALISSKHQESSTSSPLDQKYTKTWTSSTVPGRSFFSFGPESDKHQQWSPVHDLSLPNQVLQKDIELYDYKSHSIKAACYQNEIPEWFSGRATGDFISIPVPPDLKNEKKWMGVAIVFLVKGKPGVAHVKSDSEASDYFYKCRVETEEFQLEPFLLDWRHLNSIESSSELLCFFYVPCLCFPRMLNESFVIGTLFETNNRCMEVQKCGIRLVYEQDVEQFIQTFIPQSFGFGGRQQQQIHLLTKQNQQLIPSDPSNLKVGKATSESGWFNLDNDILRWEKFIPTCEEASTVLLRRNIESVLPRYLEGLNHRWQDYGFPLSGSPAWFNTEVGTSVTIELPQNLHKCKKWMGFSLCASLAVEHQHIVKEDQYHGSCRLEMGKHYMNLSLNLESLISDKHHLLIAYIPRSMIPELFTQTSPRQICLSFITYRPALKVKICGLRILYKQDLQGFVQTITQCILGSSDTLFGYYNDLVVKHWINLILLQSCKVLTEEKQSPRECDTRLQQRRFQLISQNFRNRVWSDNHFAFNFAGIEIPKWFLNPNKGDCAQIDMPPNLFDDGNWLGIAVSGSVSIHEHPNIIHDTPDSEFDREVICDLKPGVEFDNSLRLAFGTEKEIWLHARDLTWFVYISRALFPESWNKCHILSATLGSNGPGLGLHECAIRLVFKEDVEELVQTLTLCELSSNCGHCKQAAEYGN; from the exons ATGATCGGCCAAAcagatattccttcttcttcttattggTCTCCTCCGACCCCTCAATGGACACACGATGTGTTCCTCAGTTTCAGAAGCGAAGACACCCATAGAAATTTTACAGACCATCTGTATACTTCTCTGAATCAGAAGGGAGTATTTGCATTCAGAGATGCTGAACAACTTGAGAGGGAAAAACCCATCTCGCCAGAACTCTTGAAAGCAATTGAAGAATCAAAATATGTAATTGTCGTTCTTTCAAGAAACTATGCCTACTCAACATGTTGCTTGGATGAGCTTGCAAAGAGTGTTGAATGCATGAAAGTGATGGGGCAGGCATTACTCCCAGTTTTCTATGATGTGGATCCATCTGAGGTACAAAAACAAATGGGGAATTTCGGGAAAGCCTTCTCCAAGCATGAAGAAACCTTTAAGGATAATACAGAGAAGGTGCAAAAGTGGAGAGATGCACTTACTGAAGTGGCTGATCTCTATGGATGGCATGTACAAGATGG GTATGAATCGAAAATTATTCAAGATATTGTGAGATATATTTTCACAAAAGTAAATCAAACAATTTCAAGTATATATACGGATTTAGTTGGGATGGATTCTCGCGTAAACAAAGTGATTTCTTGCTTAGACATGGCGTTGAACAATGTATGTATGTTAGGGATGTGGGGGATGGGGGGGATTGGTAAGACAACCACTGCAGAAGTAGTTTTTGATAGGATACGTTCTCAGTTTGAAGCTTACAGCTTTCTTGCCAATGTTAGAGAGGTAACCCAGAAACAAGGTCTAGTCCATTTACAAAAGCAACTTCTTTCGGATATCCTGTTCGAGAGTAATGTAGATGTACATAATGTCCATATGGGGATCAGTAAAATAAGGCAGAGACTGTGTAATAGAATGGTTCTTATCATTCTTGATGATGTGGATCAATTAGAACAATTGGAAGCATTGTGTGATCATAGTTGGTTTGGTTCAGGGAGTAGAATTATAATAACATCGAGGGATGAACATTTGTTACGCACATTTGGAGTGGATATAATGTATAAGGTTAAGGCATTAACTGATGCTGAAGCTCTTCAGCTCTTTTGTCGGAAAGCATTCAAGAAAGGCCAGGTCAGTGAAGACTTTCTCAAGCTGGCAAACAATGTTGTAGAATACGCTAATGGCCTCCCATTAGCTATTGAAGTTTTGGGTTCTTTCCTCCTTGGTAGAAGTGTAGAAGTATGGTCAAGTGCTTTGGATAGCCTTAAAGAAAACCCTGACAAAAGAATAACTGAGGTGCTTAAAGTAAGTTTTGATGCTTTAGAAGACATAGAAAAGAAGGTATTTTTGGACATTGCATGTTTCTTTAAAGGGGAGGAGAAAGATCGTGTTACAAGAATACTGGAAAGTAGTTGTGGCTATCGTCCAGACATTGATGTAGCAGTTCTCATAGAAAAATCTTTACTAACTCTATTTGGAAGAAAATTGTGGATGCATGATTTGATACAAGAATTAGGTTGGGAGATTGTTCGTCGTGAATGCAGTGAAGATCCGGGCAAACGTAGCAGGTTGTGGCTTCCCAAGGATATAATCCATGTACTTGTAAACAATGAG GGAACACTTGCGGTGGAAGGTATATTCCTGAATCTACCAAAACAAGAGGTGGTTCACGTAAATGTTGACCCCTTCTCAAAGATGTGCAAGCTAAGATTGTTAAAAATTAGTAATGTGTTTTTTTCTGGATCCATCAAATACCTTTCTAACGAGTTACAACTGCTGGAATGGCATGCATTTCCTTTTAGTTCTTTGCCATCAAACTTTCAATCAGATAAGCTTGTGGAACTCCACATGCATTCAAGCCTTATCAAACAACTATGGAGGGGAAATAAA CGCTGGAGCATGCTAAAGTCTATTGATCTAAGTGATTCCTTGTACTTGATTGCGACCCCAAACTTCATTGAGGTTCCAAATCTTGAGAAGTTGGTGCTTCAAGGTTGCACAAGATTGGTTGAGGTTCACCCTTCCCTTGGATTGCTCAAAAACCTTATCTTGTTGAATATGAGAAACTGCAAATCTATTGAGAGCCTTCCACCTTTCATCAATTTGGAATCTCTTAGAACTTTAACTCTCTCTGGTTCTTCAAGACTCAAGAGGTTTCCtcaaattgaaggaaatatgaaaaGCTTGTTGGAGCTTCATCTAGATGGAACTGCCATTGAAGAATTACCACCATCAATTCAACGTTTGACTGGTCTTAcattgatgaatatgggaggctGCAAAAACCTTTTCCGTCTTCCGAATACCATTCAATATTTGACATCTCTTGAAACTCTTATTCTAACAGGTTGCTCAGAACTTGATGACATACCTGAGGATTTGAATTGTGTGGAATGTCTTGAGGAGCTTGATATAAGTGGAACTGCTATAAGAGCATCATCATCCATTGCGGCTATGAAAAATCTAAAGACTTTATCCTTCCAAGGATGTAAAGATCTACCTTCAAAATCGTGGCATTCTCTCTTTAATTGTTGGTGGTGGGGTAGAAAGGGCAATGTTCCTGTGAGTTTGTTGTTGCCTACTTCGTTGTCAGGTTTAACTTCCCTGACGAGCCTAAACTTAAGTGATTGCAATCTGATAGATGGAGCAATACCTGATGATCTTGGCACCTTAATCTCCTTAAGGACATTAAACTTAAGTGCTAATAACTTTGTTTGCTTACCTGAAAGCATCGGCCAGCTATCTAAGCTTGAGTCTCTCAACTTGATGAATTGTAGTAGGCTTCTGTCACTGCCTAAGAAGCTTCCATTAAGTGTTCGACACGTCCCTGCAGATGATTGTACATCACTGATAGATTTCCCTGATCAATTCAAAGTATGGACCTCAGCTGTTTCTGGAATGACTACAATCAGTGCCCTCATTTCATCCAAGCATCAAGAATCTTCTACTTCATCACCACTAGACCAAAAATACACAAAGACATGGACTTCATCAACTGTCCCAGGACGTAGTTTCTTTAGTTTTGGCCCCGAATCAGATAAGCATCAACAATGGAGTCCAGTTCATGATCTTTCACTGCCAAATCAAGTTCTGCAAAAAGACATtgaa CTATATGATTATAAGTCACATTCCATAAAGGCTGCTTGTTATCAAAATGAAATTCCAGAGTGGTTCAGCGGCAGAGCTACGGGAGATTTCATATCGATCCCGGTGCCTCCAGAtttgaaaaatgagaagaagtggatgggggTTGCTATTGTTTTCTTGGTGAAGGGAAAACCTGGTGTCGCCCATGTTAAATCTGATTCAGAGGCTTCTGATTACTTCTACAAATGCAGAGTGGAAACTGAGGAATTTCAACTGGAACCATTCCTTCTTGACTGGAGACATCTCAACTCAATTGAATCAAGTTCTGAgttactttgttttttttatgtacCTTGTTTGTGCTTTCCAAGGATGTTAAATGAATCGTTCGTGATTGGGACTTTATTTGAAACCAACAACCGGTGCATGGAGGTCCAGAAATGTGGGATTCGTCTTGTTTACGAGCAAGATGTTGAACAGTTTATCCAAACATTCATACCACAAAGTTTTGGTTTTGGAGGGCGGCAGCAACAACAAATCCATTTGCTGACCAAACAAAATCAACAACTTATCCCTTCTGACCCTTCCAATCTGAAAGTTGGAAAAGCTACATCAGAATCTGGATGGTTTAATCTAGATAATGACATTTTGAGATG GGAGAAATTTATTCCAACGTGTGAAGAAGCTTCCACAGTTTTGTTGAGAAGGAACATCGAGTCTGTTCTTCCAAGATACCtggag GGACTAAACCATAGGTGGCAAGACTATGGATTTCCTTTAAGTGGAAGCCCAGCATGGTTTAATACTGAAGTTGGGACGTCTGTGACAATCGAGCTGCCTCAGAATCTGCACAAGTGTAAGAAGTGGATGGGTTTTTCTCTATGCGCATCACTTGCAGTAGAACACCAGCACATCGTAAAAGAGGATCAGTATCATGGTTCTTGTCGACTCGAAATGGGTAAACATTATATGAATCTGTCCCTAAACTTAGAGTCTCTGATTTCTGATAAACATCACCTTTTGATTGCTTACATTCCACGGTCGATGATTCCCGAACTGTTCACTCAAACATCACCAAGGCAAATCTGCCTTTCCTTTATTACCTACAGACCTGCTTTAAAGGTTAAAATCTGTGGGCTCCGTATTTTGTACAAGCAAGATTTACAAGGATTTGTCCAGACAATCACACAGTGCATATTAGGCAGTTCAGACACCCTCTTTGGATATTATAATGATTTGGTGGTAAAACATTGGATAAACTTAATTCTACTGCAAAGTTGTAAAGTCCTTACAGAGGAAAAACAGAGTCCCCGAGAATGTGATACTCGATTACAGCAAAGAAGGTTCCAGCTGATCTCTCAAAATTTCAGAAACCGG GTCTGGTCTGACAATCACTTTGCATTTAATTTTGCTGGAATTGAAATTCCGAAGTGGTTCTTGAATCCAAATAAAGGCGACTGTGCACAGATTGATATGCCTCCAAATTTGTTCGATGATGGTAATTGGTTAGGAATTGCTGTATCTGGTTCTGTATCGATCCATGAACATCCAAATATCATTCATGACACTCCCGACTCAGAATTCGATCGTGAGGTCATTTGTGATCTGAAACCCGGGGTTGAATTCGACAATAGTCTCCGTTTGGCATTCGGTACGGAGAAAGAGATATGGTTGCATGCACGTGATTTGACTTGGTTTGTATATATATCACGTGCTCTATTTCCTGAATCGTGGAATAAATGCCATATACTCAGTGCAACTTTAGGGTCCAACGGCCCAGGCTTAGGATTGCATGAATGTGCCATTCGTCTAGTGTTTAAGGAGGATGTTGAAGAGCTTGTACAAACGCTGACGCTCTGCGAGTTATCTTCAAACTGCGGTCATTGCAAGCAAGCTGCAGAATATGGTAATTGA
- the LOC103405464 gene encoding TMV resistance protein N isoform X1 translates to MIGQTDIPSSSYWSPPTPQWTHDVFLSFRSEDTHRNFTDHLYTSLNQKGVFAFRDAEQLEREKPISPELLKAIEESKYVIVVLSRNYAYSTCCLDELAKSVECMKVMGQALLPVFYDVDPSEVQKQMGNFGKAFSKHEETFKDNTEKVQKWRDALTEVADLYGWHVQDGYESKIIQDIVRYIFTKVNQTISSIYTDLVGMDSRVNKVISCLDMALNNVCMLGMWGMGGIGKTTTAEVVFDRIRSQFEAYSFLANVREVTQKQGLVHLQKQLLSDILFESNVDVHNVHMGISKIRQRLCNRMVLIILDDVDQLEQLEALCDHSWFGSGSRIIITSRDEHLLRTFGVDIMYKVKALTDAEALQLFCRKAFKKGQVSEDFLKLANNVVEYANGLPLAIEVLGSFLLGRSVEVWSSALDSLKENPDKRITEVLKVSFDALEDIEKKVFLDIACFFKGEEKDRVTRILESSCGYRPDIDVAVLIEKSLLTLFGRKLWMHDLIQELGWEIVRRECSEDPGKRSRLWLPKDIIHVLVNNEGTLAVEGIFLNLPKQEVVHVNVDPFSKMCKLRLLKISNVFFSGSIKYLSNELQLLEWHAFPFSSLPSNFQSDKLVELHMHSSLIKQLWRGNKRWSMLKSIDLSDSLYLIATPNFIEVPNLEKLVLQGCTRLVEVHPSLGLLKNLILLNMRNCKSIESLPPFINLESLRTLTLSGSSRLKRFPQIEGNMKSLLELHLDGTAIEELPPSIQRLTGLTLMNMGGCKNLFRLPNTIQYLTSLETLILTGCSELDDIPEDLNCVECLEELDISGTAIRASSSIAAMKNLKTLSFQGCKDLPSKSWHSLFNCWWWGRKGNVPVSLLLPTSLSGLTSLTSLNLSDCNLIDGAIPDDLGTLISLRTLNLSANNFVCLPESIGQLSKLESLNLMNCSRLLSLPKKLPLSVRHVPADDCTSLIDFPDQFKVWTSAVSGMTTISALISSKHQESSTSSPLDQKYTKTWTSSTVPGRSFFSFGPESDKHQQWSPVHDLSLPNQVLQKDIELYDYKSHSIKAACYQNEIPEWFSGRATGDFISIPVPPDLKNEKKWMGVAIVFLVKGKPGVAHVKSDSEASDYFYKCRVETEEFQLEPFLLDWRHLNSIESSSELLCFFYVPCLCFPRMLNESFVIGTLFETNNRCMEVQKCGIRLVYEQDVEQFIQTFIPQSFGFGGRQQQQIHLLTKQNQQLIPSDPSNLKVGKATSESGWFNLDNDILRWEKFIPTCEEASTVLLRRNIESVLPRYLEVSLSLSLSLSLSLSLSLSTHYCILQGLNHRWQDYGFPLSGSPAWFNTEVGTSVTIELPQNLHKCKKWMGFSLCASLAVEHQHIVKEDQYHGSCRLEMGKHYMNLSLNLESLISDKHHLLIAYIPRSMIPELFTQTSPRQICLSFITYRPALKVKICGLRILYKQDLQGFVQTITQCILGSSDTLFGYYNDLVVKHWINLILLQSCKVLTEEKQSPRECDTRLQQRRFQLISQNFRNRVWSDNHFAFNFAGIEIPKWFLNPNKGDCAQIDMPPNLFDDGNWLGIAVSGSVSIHEHPNIIHDTPDSEFDREVICDLKPGVEFDNSLRLAFGTEKEIWLHARDLTWFVYISRALFPESWNKCHILSATLGSNGPGLGLHECAIRLVFKEDVEELVQTLTLCELSSNCGHCKQAAEYGN, encoded by the exons ATGATCGGCCAAAcagatattccttcttcttcttattggTCTCCTCCGACCCCTCAATGGACACACGATGTGTTCCTCAGTTTCAGAAGCGAAGACACCCATAGAAATTTTACAGACCATCTGTATACTTCTCTGAATCAGAAGGGAGTATTTGCATTCAGAGATGCTGAACAACTTGAGAGGGAAAAACCCATCTCGCCAGAACTCTTGAAAGCAATTGAAGAATCAAAATATGTAATTGTCGTTCTTTCAAGAAACTATGCCTACTCAACATGTTGCTTGGATGAGCTTGCAAAGAGTGTTGAATGCATGAAAGTGATGGGGCAGGCATTACTCCCAGTTTTCTATGATGTGGATCCATCTGAGGTACAAAAACAAATGGGGAATTTCGGGAAAGCCTTCTCCAAGCATGAAGAAACCTTTAAGGATAATACAGAGAAGGTGCAAAAGTGGAGAGATGCACTTACTGAAGTGGCTGATCTCTATGGATGGCATGTACAAGATGG GTATGAATCGAAAATTATTCAAGATATTGTGAGATATATTTTCACAAAAGTAAATCAAACAATTTCAAGTATATATACGGATTTAGTTGGGATGGATTCTCGCGTAAACAAAGTGATTTCTTGCTTAGACATGGCGTTGAACAATGTATGTATGTTAGGGATGTGGGGGATGGGGGGGATTGGTAAGACAACCACTGCAGAAGTAGTTTTTGATAGGATACGTTCTCAGTTTGAAGCTTACAGCTTTCTTGCCAATGTTAGAGAGGTAACCCAGAAACAAGGTCTAGTCCATTTACAAAAGCAACTTCTTTCGGATATCCTGTTCGAGAGTAATGTAGATGTACATAATGTCCATATGGGGATCAGTAAAATAAGGCAGAGACTGTGTAATAGAATGGTTCTTATCATTCTTGATGATGTGGATCAATTAGAACAATTGGAAGCATTGTGTGATCATAGTTGGTTTGGTTCAGGGAGTAGAATTATAATAACATCGAGGGATGAACATTTGTTACGCACATTTGGAGTGGATATAATGTATAAGGTTAAGGCATTAACTGATGCTGAAGCTCTTCAGCTCTTTTGTCGGAAAGCATTCAAGAAAGGCCAGGTCAGTGAAGACTTTCTCAAGCTGGCAAACAATGTTGTAGAATACGCTAATGGCCTCCCATTAGCTATTGAAGTTTTGGGTTCTTTCCTCCTTGGTAGAAGTGTAGAAGTATGGTCAAGTGCTTTGGATAGCCTTAAAGAAAACCCTGACAAAAGAATAACTGAGGTGCTTAAAGTAAGTTTTGATGCTTTAGAAGACATAGAAAAGAAGGTATTTTTGGACATTGCATGTTTCTTTAAAGGGGAGGAGAAAGATCGTGTTACAAGAATACTGGAAAGTAGTTGTGGCTATCGTCCAGACATTGATGTAGCAGTTCTCATAGAAAAATCTTTACTAACTCTATTTGGAAGAAAATTGTGGATGCATGATTTGATACAAGAATTAGGTTGGGAGATTGTTCGTCGTGAATGCAGTGAAGATCCGGGCAAACGTAGCAGGTTGTGGCTTCCCAAGGATATAATCCATGTACTTGTAAACAATGAG GGAACACTTGCGGTGGAAGGTATATTCCTGAATCTACCAAAACAAGAGGTGGTTCACGTAAATGTTGACCCCTTCTCAAAGATGTGCAAGCTAAGATTGTTAAAAATTAGTAATGTGTTTTTTTCTGGATCCATCAAATACCTTTCTAACGAGTTACAACTGCTGGAATGGCATGCATTTCCTTTTAGTTCTTTGCCATCAAACTTTCAATCAGATAAGCTTGTGGAACTCCACATGCATTCAAGCCTTATCAAACAACTATGGAGGGGAAATAAA CGCTGGAGCATGCTAAAGTCTATTGATCTAAGTGATTCCTTGTACTTGATTGCGACCCCAAACTTCATTGAGGTTCCAAATCTTGAGAAGTTGGTGCTTCAAGGTTGCACAAGATTGGTTGAGGTTCACCCTTCCCTTGGATTGCTCAAAAACCTTATCTTGTTGAATATGAGAAACTGCAAATCTATTGAGAGCCTTCCACCTTTCATCAATTTGGAATCTCTTAGAACTTTAACTCTCTCTGGTTCTTCAAGACTCAAGAGGTTTCCtcaaattgaaggaaatatgaaaaGCTTGTTGGAGCTTCATCTAGATGGAACTGCCATTGAAGAATTACCACCATCAATTCAACGTTTGACTGGTCTTAcattgatgaatatgggaggctGCAAAAACCTTTTCCGTCTTCCGAATACCATTCAATATTTGACATCTCTTGAAACTCTTATTCTAACAGGTTGCTCAGAACTTGATGACATACCTGAGGATTTGAATTGTGTGGAATGTCTTGAGGAGCTTGATATAAGTGGAACTGCTATAAGAGCATCATCATCCATTGCGGCTATGAAAAATCTAAAGACTTTATCCTTCCAAGGATGTAAAGATCTACCTTCAAAATCGTGGCATTCTCTCTTTAATTGTTGGTGGTGGGGTAGAAAGGGCAATGTTCCTGTGAGTTTGTTGTTGCCTACTTCGTTGTCAGGTTTAACTTCCCTGACGAGCCTAAACTTAAGTGATTGCAATCTGATAGATGGAGCAATACCTGATGATCTTGGCACCTTAATCTCCTTAAGGACATTAAACTTAAGTGCTAATAACTTTGTTTGCTTACCTGAAAGCATCGGCCAGCTATCTAAGCTTGAGTCTCTCAACTTGATGAATTGTAGTAGGCTTCTGTCACTGCCTAAGAAGCTTCCATTAAGTGTTCGACACGTCCCTGCAGATGATTGTACATCACTGATAGATTTCCCTGATCAATTCAAAGTATGGACCTCAGCTGTTTCTGGAATGACTACAATCAGTGCCCTCATTTCATCCAAGCATCAAGAATCTTCTACTTCATCACCACTAGACCAAAAATACACAAAGACATGGACTTCATCAACTGTCCCAGGACGTAGTTTCTTTAGTTTTGGCCCCGAATCAGATAAGCATCAACAATGGAGTCCAGTTCATGATCTTTCACTGCCAAATCAAGTTCTGCAAAAAGACATtgaa CTATATGATTATAAGTCACATTCCATAAAGGCTGCTTGTTATCAAAATGAAATTCCAGAGTGGTTCAGCGGCAGAGCTACGGGAGATTTCATATCGATCCCGGTGCCTCCAGAtttgaaaaatgagaagaagtggatgggggTTGCTATTGTTTTCTTGGTGAAGGGAAAACCTGGTGTCGCCCATGTTAAATCTGATTCAGAGGCTTCTGATTACTTCTACAAATGCAGAGTGGAAACTGAGGAATTTCAACTGGAACCATTCCTTCTTGACTGGAGACATCTCAACTCAATTGAATCAAGTTCTGAgttactttgttttttttatgtacCTTGTTTGTGCTTTCCAAGGATGTTAAATGAATCGTTCGTGATTGGGACTTTATTTGAAACCAACAACCGGTGCATGGAGGTCCAGAAATGTGGGATTCGTCTTGTTTACGAGCAAGATGTTGAACAGTTTATCCAAACATTCATACCACAAAGTTTTGGTTTTGGAGGGCGGCAGCAACAACAAATCCATTTGCTGACCAAACAAAATCAACAACTTATCCCTTCTGACCCTTCCAATCTGAAAGTTGGAAAAGCTACATCAGAATCTGGATGGTTTAATCTAGATAATGACATTTTGAGATG GGAGAAATTTATTCCAACGTGTGAAGAAGCTTCCACAGTTTTGTTGAGAAGGAACATCGAGTCTGTTCTTCCAAGATACCtggaggtctctctctctctctctctctctctctctctctctctctctctctctctctcaacacatTATTGCATACTCCAGGGACTAAACCATAGGTGGCAAGACTATGGATTTCCTTTAAGTGGAAGCCCAGCATGGTTTAATACTGAAGTTGGGACGTCTGTGACAATCGAGCTGCCTCAGAATCTGCACAAGTGTAAGAAGTGGATGGGTTTTTCTCTATGCGCATCACTTGCAGTAGAACACCAGCACATCGTAAAAGAGGATCAGTATCATGGTTCTTGTCGACTCGAAATGGGTAAACATTATATGAATCTGTCCCTAAACTTAGAGTCTCTGATTTCTGATAAACATCACCTTTTGATTGCTTACATTCCACGGTCGATGATTCCCGAACTGTTCACTCAAACATCACCAAGGCAAATCTGCCTTTCCTTTATTACCTACAGACCTGCTTTAAAGGTTAAAATCTGTGGGCTCCGTATTTTGTACAAGCAAGATTTACAAGGATTTGTCCAGACAATCACACAGTGCATATTAGGCAGTTCAGACACCCTCTTTGGATATTATAATGATTTGGTGGTAAAACATTGGATAAACTTAATTCTACTGCAAAGTTGTAAAGTCCTTACAGAGGAAAAACAGAGTCCCCGAGAATGTGATACTCGATTACAGCAAAGAAGGTTCCAGCTGATCTCTCAAAATTTCAGAAACCGG GTCTGGTCTGACAATCACTTTGCATTTAATTTTGCTGGAATTGAAATTCCGAAGTGGTTCTTGAATCCAAATAAAGGCGACTGTGCACAGATTGATATGCCTCCAAATTTGTTCGATGATGGTAATTGGTTAGGAATTGCTGTATCTGGTTCTGTATCGATCCATGAACATCCAAATATCATTCATGACACTCCCGACTCAGAATTCGATCGTGAGGTCATTTGTGATCTGAAACCCGGGGTTGAATTCGACAATAGTCTCCGTTTGGCATTCGGTACGGAGAAAGAGATATGGTTGCATGCACGTGATTTGACTTGGTTTGTATATATATCACGTGCTCTATTTCCTGAATCGTGGAATAAATGCCATATACTCAGTGCAACTTTAGGGTCCAACGGCCCAGGCTTAGGATTGCATGAATGTGCCATTCGTCTAGTGTTTAAGGAGGATGTTGAAGAGCTTGTACAAACGCTGACGCTCTGCGAGTTATCTTCAAACTGCGGTCATTGCAAGCAAGCTGCAGAATATGGTAATTGA